Below is a window of Impatiens glandulifera chromosome 2, dImpGla2.1, whole genome shotgun sequence DNA.
AGGTTTCCCCTGCATGGATCATCAAATTACCACAAAAGAGCATAAACAAGAACATCCCCAGCCTCCCTGAGGTCGTGGGTTTGAGTCCGTCATGAGGCAAATTatgcgcctggttaaatggttaagtgtgtttgcggggtatgtgcttaacccgcgggattagtcgcactccaaagaagaagcggaacccagcgttctaaaaaaaaacatcGTTGTTCTCACCAAGAAAAAAAGCATTCACATGGTGTTCAATGTATCATAACTACGCTGTCATGTTCTAAGCCGCAATAGTAAGGTCCATTTGGCCATTGTCAGGTCTACCTTTCTAAAATGTTCAAGGGCTTCTTCACTGACTTTGCACAACTCAACGCAAAGCTGGACGCCAGTAATTAGAACTCCGTGATGCTTTTCTTTCAGTAATAAAGCAGCtgcatttataaaattttcagcCAAATCCGGAACTTTTTTAACAATCCTTATAGAGCACAAAGCTGCCTGCATCATGAAcaagtatatttatattaaaacatataGCAGATCAAAGGAATACGATAGGAGACTTAAGTTAGACATATATAAGCGCATATAGTTCaaaaatacatgtatgcatatttCTTCCAAGATAGAGGACCCAAAACTAATTCagtgaaaattataaaaagctcgtagtaaaaaaataaaaataaaaaattacaaaagcCATCCTAATTGTCAAAAATATTGTGCAGGagttctaaatatatatatgcatacttCATGAGGAATTGAATATAATGACATGAGGAAATACAAACTTCATCAGTTGTCTCAGACTAACTAAATGGGACAAGAATATGCTTTAATAGACTCATTGCAGAAAAGGTATTTGTCATGAAAAATAAGACAGATAATTTATTCTTAGGGGCACATATGATCCCAAAGCATTGTGTCTATCAATGAAATTAATGCTTCCAGCAGTTGAAGATAAGCTAATTAGCGATAAGATAGAGGAAATAACTAACAAACcaaatgaaataaagaaaatatataatagctGATAAGCAATTAAAATAAACacttaaaacaataattttagcTATTCTAACACACATGATATTATGGGAAACAGTTGTCAATACTTACCTTTTTACGAACATTTGGATCCCGAAATTGCAACAATTTTTCAACTTCAGGTGCAAGATCACGGGCCATTTCTGCAGAACATATATTTCCTAGCGCACACAGAGCTAATCCCGCTATATACTGATTGGAGTGATTGAGATCTCTAAACATAAATTAAGTTCCTTCATATACATCCAAATGGAAGAAAAAGATAACAAAAAAGGATAGAAGTAAAAATCATCTATAGTTATAggataaataaaaagttataagaaAAGGAGAAAATTCTTATTTCGAAATTggatggaaaaaaaattattctatatattacTTGCTAACTAGCTATGGAGGATAATGTAACTCCTATAATTTATGTACTTCCTTATGTGCTAGGAACTATAGTTATATACaccatatttaatattaattgaactagataaatatcataatatttacATTCCCCTTAGTACATAATGTACTTGCAACTTAGCAGGGTCTGGGATAtcatgagaaatgattgagacTGTAGTTTGAGATGAAGCTTATGACGAAGAAGTTTCAAATACAGCTCCAAACTTAGTCATGATGAAGAATGAAGAATCTGAATGAATTCTAGAGAAGTTGGAGCCTGGAGGAACTACAAATTGAGAGATGAATTCctaagataaaatatttcagAGAGATCAAAGCTCCAATATTATGcagaaattaaaagaataagagaATGCTCTTATTTCAAAACTGAATGAAAAAATGATTGCATAGAATAGTTCTATGTATACTACTTGCTATCAAGCAACAAAAGATAAAGTCTAACTCCTATAAATTAGGGACTGCCTTATCTGCTAGAAACTATTATATAATACATCagatttaatatttgattgaacTAGATAAATatctacaaataataattaagttcaTGCGTAAATAGTTGGTTGGcttagaatataaataaatatactataAAAGAGCCATAAGGGAATGGATACTGTTTTAACGAGTTTGTGACCAACATCAAAACTTCTTGTCTTTCATCAAGAAGCAACATAAGGCCAAGATAACCTATCCTCTTCTCCGGAAATCCAGCTGATGCAATTAATTTCAAACACTCCATTTGACCAAAATGTGTAGGATAACCAAGCATGTGAATGAACATGAGCTTTGCCAGATTACGATGCCTTAAGTCTTGATCATTTTCACCAATTGCTGCACGAATAGCGGCACACTCTTTTCGAACAACAGCGCGTTCCTCTGCTGCAGTTTTGCTGGCACGTATAGCCCGAATCATATCCCTGCATCATATCTACAAGTATCAGCAACACAAAGAAGGGCCTTCTATATCAGCCATATAACCTAAAAGGCATTAATCCCCCTATTTTCCTGTGAGAAAGGAACAAGATAGTTCCATTCTGTGGCAAAGATCTTAACATTACAGTGACCATTCTAAAAGGAAAAGAGGGTGTAAATGCATTCAGAACATTCAGTTATTTCTTAGACACATTTAAAACTTTTTGTGGGCAATCATTTATTTCAAGGATAGAAAATCCAAATTGAAAATGAAGGCAGCATCAGACACAAATTTTAATCCAATAGACTAGGGAAAGAAGAGGTAACAACTAATTTCAATGGTTTGTCATAACAAATTCTGAATAAAATTGCAAATAAACATAAAGTTATTTCCATGAGATAAGAACTAAACTCAAATGGTTTgtcataaaaaaatctaatgtATCCATGATAAGAGAGTTGATGGAGGAAACAATCAAAGTGTCATAGTTTACCCTAACAAAATCTTCTGCAGCTGCCTATAAGGCAAAAATTCTGTTTAAATTGCAGTTCTATGGGACTGGACTAATATAACTAAGGCAACATTTTCAACAAAGGAGGCAGTTAACTAGGAAAATTATGTCTTGAATTTAAACATTCGCAATGCTCATTTTCAGCTTACCAACTTACCTTTAGCAGCaatattagtaaaaaataaagcATACGTGAACAGAAAGATCTAAGTAATAAGTAGAGCAGCGGGTAtggtttaattaattgattttttagtAAAATTCAACAAAGAAATTCATCATGATCATGATCCTTGGCGTGTTGAGAAAAACACGAAAATCTTCTATGGTCTGACCTGAGACGCGTTCCAGACGAGAAGGGATTCATGATGAGGGGAGGGGGGGGGGGGTCGATCTGATTGAAGTGCGATGAAGGAGAAAGAAGCTTGAATGAGACGGGGCGAGGAGAAGCTGCAGTTGGAATAGTGATCTGGGCAAAATTAGATGATCCGATGGGTGAATTTCGCGGGGATTTCAGTGAGATGTTTGGATCTGGAGAGGAAAATTATGATATGGTTGTGATTCAGCTGAAGAAAGACAAATCTTCTATCTCGATCACGAATTCGATCTCTTACGTACAGTACTGGCCTCTTCCGTTCCGGTCTTCCCCCTTCCGGTGGAATGTTGTGCTTTCTTTTCTCTTGTTCTTAACACTAAAGACTACTTTTACTgcttttctatttctatttcatttttcaCTCATTGTTTCagaatatctaatatatatgttctatatatctaatatttaaatattctaaaattattaagagctatttatttattcaattttagttaattCTCATTCATTCGTATTATATCtccacaattaaaataattaaataatattttagatattaaattaaataatatatcaaatttacaaaatataaaattataatagaaattatctaactcttatatatatttttttttaagatcaCTTAAAATACTTGAGTTCCATaaaaaaaagcaaaaacaaACCAATTAGATGGTATcgaaaaaatttatataaaacattCTGGGAAAGTGAAAATTGTCATTATTAATAGGTTGTAAACAATGCCTCGTCTACATTAATAATAGTTAAACAATATGATCATAATAATGAGAAATAATGAAAGGACAAGACAATATATTGGGTAAGAgatcctaaaaaaaaatatatcattttaaataactcattattaaaCAATTGAAAATTAACTACACATCTAACAACCTCATCTCATTTACTACTCATAGCtagttaaaacaaaattattacattattatcaTTGTGTAAACTAGTTTGAActttaatgaaataaatcacTATTAAAGTTagtaattgataattaaaattattaaaatgtataaaaaaaataggttatatcttaaaaatttaagataaatttaaaattttaatagattaaaatttatatggGCGATACAAATACTTATTTGCAGAAATAGTTATAAGTAATTAATCGATAATAATTAACCTTAATATTAATTGAATCTCTCTCagtttagcaaaaaaaaaactttgaactTAACTGGATTAAATAACCAGTTTTGAAGTTAGATGCAAAGGTTATATGGTAGATATAAGTTGAAGGACTAGTTTACAACCCTAAGTAGCattttagttttgttttttttttttctattggcGATGACTACTTATCTTTGTGTTTcatcttgttgttgttgttgttgttggttcAAGACAGACAGACAGAAACTGAATTGAAGAGTCTTCATTCACTTCCTACTAAGTGAAAAAGCAGATATCGATGATTGTGTCGACGAAGTTTCTAGCCGCGTTTCAGGTTCTTGGCTGATCATTTTACTACAACACTATGTTTCAcatcaccatcatcatcatcatcatcttctttccTCCTCTTTCTTTATAGGCATGCCATTTCACGCGCTATCAATCATGCCGCCGGACACTCAGACGGCTTGGCACCGCCGCGACGCTCAAGGTAAATGGCAGCAACGACACATTCTTTGCGGAAGAGGGGATCTCATGGACATCTCTGGGTTTGTCTGATCGCCTTTCTCGAGCTCTCTCCAATGTTGGGCTGGAAAAACCCTCTCTTGTACaggtatgtatgtatgtatgtatgattcattttaaatacatattatttattcacAGTAAACCGAATTATATAATCTCCATATTTTCAGGCTTCCTGCATACCAAGTATACTCTCTGGAGTGGATGTGGTTGTCGCAGCAGAAACTGGTAGCGGCAAAACCCATGGCTATCTGGTTCCACTAATGGAAAAACTATGTAATAACAGCCCCGGAGGAGGAGACAAGACTCAACGAAACCTTCAGTCTCTCGTTCTATGCCCCAACGTTATGCTGTGCGAGCAAGTAGTCAGGATGGCTAACGGTCTACAGGATGATACTGGCGAACCACTTATCAAAATTGCAGCTGTTTGTGGGAAACAGGTACAAACGTCTTCTCTCGATTATTAACCACatcttcttcctttttgataGTAAGGAAATTCCATACTTGTTCATCTCCTCCCAGGGTTGGCCATCTATTGAGCCGGATATACTTGTGTCAACGCCAGCTGCCCTTTTGAATTCCCTTTATGCAATCGACGCAAAGAGGCAACGCCTGCCTGCTTTTATGAGTGGTGTCAAATATGTCGTGAGGATCTATTCTACACGTTTCTCTCAACATTCGTGTGTTTTTTCTATTCTTTTACTCGAGAAATTTTGTGTTTTCAGGTATTTGATGAGGCGGATATGTTGCTTTGTGGAAGCTTTCAGAATCAGGTTATTCGTCTAATTCATATGCTCCGTTTTCAAGAAAAGCTTTTGTCTCGCTCCGGAAAAGGTGAAGATGGTGTAGTGGATGTTGAGTTTGAAGACGGCGAAAACCTCCATGGAGAGTTTGAAGACGGCGGAAACCTCCGTGGAGAGTTTGAAGGTAGTGACAGTGAAGAAGACAGTATagctgatgaagaagaggaagaccACGAAAGcgctgttgttgttgttggggACCCGTCATCGAAGGGTGTTGAAGTTGATTCTTCAACAATAAGAAAGGGGTGGAGAAGGGTGAGGAAGACATATGAGCGTAGTAAACAGTACATTTTTGTTGCAGCCACTCTTCCTGTCAATGGAAAGAAAACTGCTGGTGGAGTGTTAAAATGGATGTTTTCTGATGCCAATTGGGTAAATGGGAATTACCTCCATCATCACAATCCTAGGTACGTGTCTCTCTACTTTCTTACTCGTTATATTTGTTGCATCAGCTGCAACAAATATCTCTAACCATTTTGGTCTCTGATGGAATTTCTCTAGATTGGAGGAGAAGTGGATTGAAGTTAACAGTGGGACACAGGTTGGCGCACTTATAGATGCGGTGAAAGAAGGTTTCGATTCAGAAATGAATAATGATGATGGGTTAAGAAGAACCATGGTCTTTGCTAACACTGTAGAGGCTGTGGAAGCAGTGGCTAAGATATTGATGAAGGCCGGGTTTGAGTGTTACCGCTACCACAGAGATAGCTCTATGGAAGAACGAGCCCAACACTTGATTGCCTTCCAAGAAAGTGGTGGAGTTCTTGTCTGCACCGATGCTGCTGCCCGAGGGCTCGATATTCAGAATGTATCCCATGTTATCCAGGTGCATTACACTTTTTTTGTGTGTGGATCCATAGATCTAGATACATTTATTGAttgtttcttatttgaaagAACAAACTTGTGTTGTAAGTTTGTGTAGAAATGAAAGgaagataattaatttatgttaaatgCTTGGATGTGATATTTTTTGCAGGCGGAATTCGCAACATCTGCTGTAGATTTCCTGCATAGGGTTGGTCGAACTGCTAGAGCGGGACGGCCTGGGGTCGTGACAAGCCTGTACACAGAAGCAAACCGTGATCTTGTTTCTGCTGTTCGCAAAGCAGGGGAATTGCAGATGCCTGTGGTAATATTTCAACTCGTACCaacatttatttagttttgGTCAGTCATCATCCAAATATGCCATTAATTGCTTCATGTTTTATCTTTCCAGGAAAAGGCTTTTAGTAGGAAAAGAAGCTTCCGCAACAGACTAAAGAAGAGTAAGACCTTGTCATTCCCGTCATCATCTTTgatcaactaaaataccaaattaacccaaataatccaccaTCTTGGATCAGGTTCGGGGAAAGCTGGAGGTGCATCGATGGCTGTGGCTACTGCATGATCTGCTGATTGTTAAGAGCCCAGGCCAGCCCCAGAATGAATACACATGGAATTGTAACATAAACTCTGTAATTTTGTATTGAAAGGGTGGTGCCCCTATATAAGATTGCAAGAATCAGTCAAGTTCCAGTTTCAGCtattctcaattatttttcaCCCAAGAGTCAATGTTCGCATGTCATAAACTTGGGTTGAGTTTTGTCAGCAGAAAAGCAAATGTTGTACTCATAGTTTTGCAATGCAGTTGTTTGAGGAAGAAATAGACAAAGGGCAAGCAAGATGtagaaatcaaattatattatatagtgaAACCAAAATTAGATTTCATACAAGGCTTTGAGTTTGGTTTACTTTTGCTTTAAGGCTTTTGTTAAAATTAGATTCCATCAAAGTACAAACTCAAATAAGGGATTCCATTTGTCAAATAAATACTTTCTTTGTGAAAGTTTCCAAACAATATTGGTTCGTGTTGAAAGCTAATACTCTACTCAATTATAGAAAGAAACAAACCTTAGAATCTTTCTAGGGAAAAAGTATGGCATTGCTAAAATCCTTCATTCTTCTTACTCTCACaactatgaagaagaaaaaaatatgcaACGAATAAAACTTCTGTAATTGTGTTTCGtttgtaattgtgttttatttttattttcgttctttttattttcttttgaatgtTTCTTGAATTcattaacaattttttcatcaataaaAAGTTtaccttttattaaaaaaataaaaaattatattccaaCAAGAGAAAAACATCAGTGTTGTAAAGATGCCATTGGTCACGTGACAATTGACGTATATTCAATTGAAGGTTTAATTACTTTGATTATTCAAATACCCCGCGGATCAAACAatggtttttgtttattttaacaaCGAGGGAGCACATGTTTGGAGAAACAGAGGGTTTGTCAGTGAAAAAAAACAGTTTCTGTGTATTTGGATCCCACTGATATTTTGTCCTGCTCAAGTAGAAAAATGACATGAAAAGGAccctttttatttttctgaGAATAACATGCTTACATGTTTCCAACTTTACTTTGACAGAGCAGCAGCTGATGATTCGACACAACAACTTGACAAAGTAAAATGACTGCTCAAAACTGCTTAAACAAGTACTCCACTTGTTCTTCTTCCCCCCCAATCCACACCCCAGAATTACacaaatgttttaaagataGCTAAATTTTGTAAAAAGGACAACAAACTCTTAAAGAATAtgtattatgtatataataatataaatatacctCAATAGTAGCCCACGGACGATTTCACTCTTTGGGATCTAACTTTATGATTTCCATAAGTTGGAGTCCAGTGATCCAGAGGCCTTATTACCATATCTTCAAACCGTCCATTTTGCTCTTGAACTGCTCCAAACACTATCTCCTCTGTTTCTTCCTTGTTCTTCTCATAGTATGTTTTTGGGGTAGACGAATGATATAGATGATGATGCTGTTGTTGCTGATGTTgttgttgctgctgctgctgattCTGGAACTCTCCATCCCATCCGCTATAGAAAACCCTACTTTGACGAAGCTGTTGCATTTTCTCAGCATCCTTTGACATGAATGCATAAGTTTTACGAGGTGTGGGAGCACGGGTCTCTATTGAAGGTGGGGGTGGTTCGTCTTCGTCCGGTATCACAAAACTATCGGGTTGCTGCACTGCCCAATTTTCGTTAGAATGCATAGGCATAGTCACCTGATGGTTTTGGCTTTGGTACTCGAATTTAACTGACTTCTTTCTAAATCCACCGGGAAATATTCCTTCTAATATTTCTGATACTGAAGTACCTGTGTTGATTAAGAGTCTTCCAAGAGATGCAAAGAAACCATCGTCTTGCTTTTCTGGTTGCAACTCATCTTCTGTAGGGATCAACGGTGGCCTGATTGATGGTTTTAGAAAGGGCTTTTGATATGGACTTTGAGGAATGCTTGTCTTTCCAATCATAGTACTACTCTCATACTTCTGCGTCAAAGCCTAATGGTTTCAAATTTAGAGTTTCATCAATGTATTAGGGTGATCCAAATAACCCAAGTTCTATCAAggcctaaaatattttttgtatttaatattttcaaatgatataAGAGATAAGTagaagtattttaatattttatttgatgatttgaatgatgttaAGAGTTTATTTGGATTCCAAATAacacttcatcaaacaagacaATGTGTGAAGGCATCATCTATATGAAACTTGTTCAAATGATGGTTTCGCCTCTCCTAAACAAAGAATTCCATGAAAAGAAAGTTAATGACAAGTATTCCAAGAATTTGGAACTTACACTTTGCTTGGAGACTATACCACCAACTCTCCTTTGAAGTAATGCAAGCATGTAGCCAAAAAAACCAGCAGCTAGAAGCACTGCAATTCCTACATGGAGGAGATTAAACGTAAAGATTGCATTTATAACAGAAATCCAATGCAACTATTAATAAGATTAAGCAAAAATGGAGAAGCCTTGGAGAAATTCAGGGTACCTAAAGGGAAACTACTTCCATATTGGTAAGCACAATCATCAAAATGGAGTTGAATCTCCCTGATTGCATGGTTTCCTCTGTCAATTACGAGGAGGGAACAACTACTTCCTATGTAAAATACATCAAAGTCGTTAGAGAACTTTGCGTCTTCACTCGGTCCATCTACATGACCAGCTCCACGCCCCACTTTGCCTCCTGCTATAGTTGTAACCCCTGGGAGGAGCCATAACCATTTCAGAAACTGATTGCAGGAAATTAAAATGACAAGTTGAAGCTGAATTTACCAGAATCGCTTATTTTCCTGATTGCCATATTCATGGTGTCTGCTATGTAAATATTTCCTCTATCATCAACGGTAAGCCCCTTGGGATGGTTCATCCTTGCTTCTCTGGTTTTCCCATCCACATGTCCACTGTACCCGTCGGCTGATCCGGCAATCAGCTTTGGTCTGGTATCTGCAATTTTTTCTAATGTTATgatcatttcatttaattaaaaacaatagaatggaatggaatggaatAGAATGGAATGGAAGTATGCATTCAATCTAAATAAACTAAGAAAAGTAATTTGTGAATTAGAATGGATGCAAAGAGAGAGAGTTGAATACGGAAGGCATGGAAGTAAACATGACTTACATTGAGACAAGGAGGAGGAGATCTTGTAGAGGTTACTATTGGCGGAATCCAGAATTAGAAGCTCTCCATTAGGTAACACTTCCACAGAGTAAGGTTCAAGGCCAAGCTTACTCCCGTCAAACACTGTCTCAACAGTATATCCACTCTCAAACTTCATCATTGGACGGCCAGTAATCgcttaaaagtaaaattaaagtCAGAAACAGtgtatcatc
It encodes the following:
- the LOC124926597 gene encoding DEAD-box ATP-dependent RNA helicase 22 yields the protein MIVSTKFLAAFQACHFTRYQSCRRTLRRLGTAATLKVNGSNDTFFAEEGISWTSLGLSDRLSRALSNVGLEKPSLVQASCIPSILSGVDVVVAAETGSGKTHGYLVPLMEKLCNNSPGGGDKTQRNLQSLVLCPNVMLCEQVVRMANGLQDDTGEPLIKIAAVCGKQGWPSIEPDILVSTPAALLNSLYAIDAKRQRLPAFMSGVKYVVFDEADMLLCGSFQNQVIRLIHMLRFQEKLLSRSGKGEDGVVDVEFEDGENLHGEFEDGGNLRGEFEGSDSEEDSIADEEEEDHESAVVVVGDPSSKGVEVDSSTIRKGWRRVRKTYERSKQYIFVAATLPVNGKKTAGGVLKWMFSDANWVNGNYLHHHNPRLEEKWIEVNSGTQVGALIDAVKEGFDSEMNNDDGLRRTMVFANTVEAVEAVAKILMKAGFECYRYHRDSSMEERAQHLIAFQESGGVLVCTDAAARGLDIQNVSHVIQAEFATSAVDFLHRVGRTARAGRPGVVTSLYTEANRDLVSAVRKAGELQMPVEKAFSRKRSFRNRLKKSSGKAGGASMAVATA
- the LOC124925847 gene encoding uncharacterized protein LOC124925847 isoform X3, with translation MAAVTNKVFLFFLALALLLISGFSLSKAAPPPTSAKIVTGFFSNALSFLVKWLWSLKATSKTAITGRPMMKFESGYTVETVFDGSKLGLEPYSVEVLPNGELLILDSANSNLYKISSSLSQYTRPKLIAGSADGYSGHVDGKTREARMNHPKGLTVDDRGNIYIADTMNMAIRKISDSGVTTIAGGKVGRGAGHVDGPSEDAKFSNDFDVFYIGSSCSLLVIDRGNHAIREIQLHFDDCAYQYGSSFPLGIAVLLAAGFFGYMLALLQRRVGGIVSKQSYESSTMIGKTSIPQSPYQKPFLKPSIRPPLIPTEDELQPEKQDDGFFASLGRLLINTGTSVSEILEGIFPGGFRKKSVKFEYQSQNHQVTMPMHSNENWAVQQPDSFVIPDEDEPPPPSIETRAPTPRKTYAFMSKDAEKMQQLRQSRVFYSGWDGEFQNQQQQQQQHQQQQHHHLYHSSTPKTYYEKNKEETEEIVFGAVQEQNGRFEDMVIRPLDHWTPTYGNHKVRSQRVKSSVGYY
- the LOC124925847 gene encoding uncharacterized protein LOC124925847 isoform X1, translating into MAAVTNKVFLFFLALALLLISGFSLSKAAPPPTSAKIVTGFFSNALSFLVKWLWSLKATSKTAITGRPMMKFESGYTVETVFDGSKLGLEPYSVEVLPNGELLILDSANSNLYKISSSLSQYTRPKLIAGSADGYSGHVDGKTREARMNHPKGLTVDDRGNIYIADTMNMAIRKISDSGVTTIAGGKVGRGAGHVDGPSEDAKFSNDFDVFYIGSSCSLLVIDRGNHAIREIQLHFDDCAYQYGSSFPLGIAVLLAAGFFGYMLALLQRRVGGIVSKQSALTQKYESSTMIGKTSIPQSPYQKPFLKPSIRPPLIPTEDELQPEKQDDGFFASLGRLLINTGTSVSEILEGIFPGGFRKKSVKFEYQSQNHQVTMPMHSNENWAVQQPDSFVIPDEDEPPPPSIETRAPTPRKTYAFMSKDAEKMQQLRQSRVFYSGWDGEFQNQQQQQQQHQQQQHHHLYHSSTPKTYYEKNKEETEEIVFGAVQEQNGRFEDMVIRPLDHWTPTYGNHKVRSQRVKSSVGYY
- the LOC124925847 gene encoding uncharacterized protein LOC124925847 isoform X2, with product MAAVTNKVFLFFLALALLLISGFSLSKAAPPPTSAKIVTGFFSNALSFLVKWLWSLKATSKTAITGRPMMKFESGYTVETVFDGSKLGLEPYSVEVLPNGELLILDSANSNLYKISSSLSQYTRPKLIAGSADGYSGHVDGKTREARMNHPKGLTVDDRGNIYIADTMNMAIRKISDSGVTTIAGGKVGRGAGHVDGPSEDAKFSNDFDVFYIGSSCSLLVIDRGNHAIREIQLHFDDCAYQYGSSFPLGIAVLLAAGFFGYMLALLQRRVGGIVSKQSKYESSTMIGKTSIPQSPYQKPFLKPSIRPPLIPTEDELQPEKQDDGFFASLGRLLINTGTSVSEILEGIFPGGFRKKSVKFEYQSQNHQVTMPMHSNENWAVQQPDSFVIPDEDEPPPPSIETRAPTPRKTYAFMSKDAEKMQQLRQSRVFYSGWDGEFQNQQQQQQQHQQQQHHHLYHSSTPKTYYEKNKEETEEIVFGAVQEQNGRFEDMVIRPLDHWTPTYGNHKVRSQRVKSSVGYY